The Phragmitibacter flavus genome includes a window with the following:
- the ahr gene encoding NADPH-dependent aldehyde reductase Ahr gives MSTNTTINAYAATSAKGSLEPYSFDPGPLGPEEVEIAVSHCGICHSDLSMLDNDWGMSNFPFVPGHEAVGTITALGEQAKGLKIGQRVGVGWTAFSCLSCPQCLSGQHNLCAKGQGTIVGRHGGFADKLRAQWPWVRPLPEALDPASTGPLLCGGITVFAPLLVHGILPTSRVGVIGIGGLGHMALQFANKWGCEVHAFTTSDSKEEEAKKLGANFVHNTKRDGALDQLAGSLDLIISTINVPLDVPGLLGTLAPNGRLHVVGAVLEPLPVPAFGLITGQKSISGSPTGSPSAIDQMLTFSARHNIAPVTESFPMSKVNDALEHLRSGKARYRIVLENDLA, from the coding sequence ATGTCCACAAACACCACCATCAACGCCTACGCCGCCACCTCCGCCAAGGGATCCCTCGAACCCTACAGCTTCGATCCCGGCCCGCTTGGTCCTGAAGAAGTCGAAATCGCCGTCTCCCACTGTGGCATCTGTCACTCCGACCTCTCCATGCTCGACAACGATTGGGGCATGTCGAACTTTCCCTTCGTCCCCGGCCATGAAGCCGTCGGCACCATCACCGCCCTCGGCGAACAAGCCAAGGGACTTAAAATCGGCCAGCGCGTCGGAGTCGGCTGGACCGCCTTCAGCTGCCTCAGCTGTCCCCAATGTCTGTCCGGTCAACATAACCTCTGCGCCAAAGGCCAGGGCACCATCGTTGGTCGCCACGGCGGATTCGCCGACAAACTCCGCGCCCAATGGCCCTGGGTGCGCCCCCTCCCTGAAGCCCTTGACCCCGCCTCCACCGGCCCCCTCCTCTGCGGCGGCATCACTGTCTTCGCCCCGCTTCTCGTCCATGGCATTCTCCCCACCTCACGTGTCGGCGTCATCGGCATCGGCGGACTCGGTCACATGGCCCTGCAATTCGCCAATAAATGGGGCTGCGAAGTCCACGCCTTCACCACCAGCGACAGCAAGGAGGAGGAGGCCAAAAAACTCGGAGCGAACTTTGTTCACAACACCAAACGCGACGGCGCGCTCGATCAACTTGCCGGCAGTCTCGACCTGATCATCTCCACCATCAATGTCCCTCTCGACGTCCCCGGCCTGCTCGGCACCCTCGCTCCCAACGGACGACTCCACGTTGTCGGTGCCGTCCTGGAACCCCTGCCCGTGCCCGCCTTCGGCCTGATCACCGGCCAAAAATCCATCTCCGGCTCCCCCACCGGAAGTCCCTCCGCCATCGACCAGATGCTCACCTTCAGCGCCCGTCACAACATCGCCCCGGTGACCGAAAGCTTCCCCATGTCGAAAGTCAACGACGCCCTCGAACACCTCCGCTCCGGCAAAGCCCGTTACCGCATCGTCCTCGAAAATGACCTCGCGTGA
- a CDS encoding tetratricopeptide repeat-containing S1 family peptidase, whose amino-acid sequence MFTLLQQFFIRTLCLLACGLVFAMSGSAQAQEASGILDRVSPSVVVIESADVTGSGVVISEQGLILTSLPLVASRIDFKAYANIRRNGVLEKVELTGLELVKIHPKLDLALLQARVPQGASMVPARLLPARDIIQPGTRCYVVGTAPGPGTGVDSLTIGEGLVSAGVREIEGREYLQVSAPIHANSSGAPIFLSSGQVIGIAAWKMQDSEGIAFATPTQTMALQDFIPLANSTGDAVLADQASAMAERFMRDADSVNGDQRVESLIQAIRFYRVMLSAMLNNPTPLHNIGVAYHRLGDKRMAKKYFEAAVKIAPEHGLSLHLLGIYLMQEQPPKEAEAMELWFRAVTKDENKIGARACAEDLAIAFFNQGRIRAASYMLRWADSLHVSGVAAETPISNGLWSDLEKLLPADQFSKIKSFKGPFSKEQLAAIKETPSNLAAGKASSSVTPMTTSESTMSSAREMAEAAARAAQDLANAAAKPTMPKTSSDVDTLQKKMEEEARAAIAKSAREEQGHMVTQKEYQPVVNARDRQALAEALTKPFRALATRKPVPEGGVTIPLPEKPATVITASAGWQLVMHFPKLAKLGIFNLASQEFDGFVDVDEEKIQFASGGSHLVVYSPSNRQMAVYDLRSLSLIGSKVIVLDKGICHLEMGLFNENEVFVLYSGDLPQQQFAGRMGFVLPALVRLPDLAVLRPSMRLTGRATGKAMIWTENMQLSGQLDESGTSFVIQPIGHTGSFKSFTRVTGNQVEQDSSPFGESIGPHAQPVLEGRLIISKTAVLNMEQPEDLHHRLRGYRTAAGKPLDSYSRFFTPIIGFPGMLEVTPLEPKDPTGRRFQILGLPRLHLLKDIPLQANESGRLVAPDRDDFLFASAYSDLIAWVAPRNNQLTLFTLGLADKDGRLKQLGTPGTIFQHQLTLSEGVKTKLEFGPPGLTVTESGKIEWPVPSEQETGQVLHATFRLLHEDGSFEYLSQEVVFP is encoded by the coding sequence ATGTTCACTTTGCTTCAGCAGTTCTTTATCAGGACGCTTTGCCTCCTGGCATGCGGACTAGTGTTTGCGATGTCAGGATCAGCACAGGCACAGGAAGCCAGCGGAATTTTGGATCGGGTCTCCCCTTCCGTCGTGGTAATCGAGTCCGCCGATGTGACTGGTTCTGGGGTGGTGATCTCGGAACAGGGGTTGATCCTCACCAGTCTTCCATTGGTGGCCTCGCGTATTGATTTCAAAGCATACGCAAACATTCGTAGGAACGGTGTGCTGGAAAAAGTGGAGCTGACCGGACTTGAACTGGTGAAAATCCATCCCAAGCTCGATCTCGCCCTTCTTCAGGCCAGGGTGCCGCAGGGAGCCAGCATGGTGCCTGCCCGCCTGCTTCCCGCGAGAGACATCATTCAACCGGGCACGCGATGTTATGTTGTCGGAACAGCTCCGGGGCCGGGGACCGGCGTGGACTCTTTGACGATTGGCGAGGGACTGGTCAGCGCAGGCGTGCGGGAAATCGAGGGCAGGGAGTATTTGCAAGTATCCGCACCCATTCATGCAAACAGCAGCGGCGCTCCAATTTTCCTGTCCTCGGGACAGGTAATTGGTATTGCTGCATGGAAGATGCAGGACAGTGAGGGAATCGCATTTGCCACGCCCACCCAAACGATGGCGTTGCAGGATTTTATCCCGCTGGCAAACTCCACGGGAGACGCAGTTCTGGCCGATCAGGCCTCCGCCATGGCCGAGCGGTTCATGCGAGACGCCGATTCCGTGAATGGAGATCAGCGGGTGGAGTCACTCATTCAGGCTATCCGTTTCTATCGCGTCATGCTGTCCGCGATGCTGAACAATCCCACCCCACTTCACAACATCGGCGTTGCTTATCATCGTTTGGGAGACAAGAGAATGGCCAAAAAATACTTCGAAGCGGCGGTCAAAATTGCTCCCGAGCATGGTCTGTCTCTGCATCTGCTTGGCATTTACCTGATGCAGGAGCAGCCCCCCAAAGAAGCCGAAGCAATGGAGCTCTGGTTTCGCGCAGTCACCAAAGACGAAAACAAAATTGGCGCGCGCGCCTGCGCAGAGGATTTGGCGATTGCATTTTTCAACCAGGGACGTATCCGGGCCGCCTCCTACATGCTGCGCTGGGCGGATTCCTTGCATGTCTCAGGCGTTGCTGCAGAAACACCGATCTCCAATGGGTTATGGTCGGATCTGGAAAAACTGCTTCCTGCGGATCAGTTTTCAAAAATTAAAAGTTTCAAAGGCCCTTTTTCCAAAGAGCAGCTCGCTGCAATCAAAGAGACCCCTTCCAACCTGGCGGCTGGCAAAGCGTCATCCTCCGTCACTCCCATGACCACATCGGAGTCAACCATGTCTTCCGCGCGGGAGATGGCAGAGGCTGCGGCACGTGCAGCTCAGGATCTCGCCAACGCCGCAGCAAAACCAACCATGCCAAAGACCAGCTCGGATGTGGACACACTGCAGAAAAAAATGGAGGAAGAAGCGCGCGCCGCCATCGCAAAATCGGCCCGTGAGGAACAAGGTCACATGGTAACTCAAAAGGAGTATCAACCCGTGGTCAATGCCCGGGACCGACAGGCTCTGGCCGAAGCCTTGACCAAACCCTTTCGTGCACTTGCAACAAGGAAGCCTGTTCCAGAAGGAGGCGTGACCATTCCGTTGCCGGAGAAACCCGCAACAGTGATCACTGCGAGTGCTGGCTGGCAACTGGTCATGCATTTTCCCAAGCTGGCAAAGCTTGGCATTTTCAATCTCGCCTCCCAGGAGTTCGATGGCTTCGTGGATGTTGACGAGGAGAAGATTCAATTCGCATCCGGCGGCTCGCATCTCGTGGTCTACTCCCCGTCCAATCGACAGATGGCCGTCTATGATCTACGCAGCCTTTCTCTGATCGGCTCAAAAGTCATCGTGCTCGACAAAGGCATTTGTCATCTTGAAATGGGATTGTTCAACGAAAACGAGGTGTTCGTTCTTTACTCCGGCGATCTGCCGCAGCAGCAGTTTGCTGGTAGGATGGGCTTTGTTCTTCCGGCCCTGGTCCGCCTGCCGGATCTAGCGGTTTTGCGCCCTTCCATGCGACTAACCGGGCGAGCCACCGGCAAAGCGATGATCTGGACCGAAAACATGCAACTTAGCGGCCAATTGGACGAGAGCGGCACGTCTTTCGTCATCCAGCCCATCGGCCACACCGGCTCGTTCAAAAGCTTCACTCGAGTGACAGGAAATCAGGTGGAACAGGACAGCTCCCCTTTCGGCGAAAGCATTGGTCCCCATGCCCAACCGGTGCTGGAAGGACGCTTGATCATCAGCAAAACCGCTGTTCTGAACATGGAACAGCCGGAAGACCTTCACCACCGATTGCGCGGATACAGGACGGCTGCTGGCAAACCACTGGATAGTTATTCCCGTTTTTTCACGCCGATCATCGGCTTCCCTGGCATGCTTGAGGTAACGCCACTGGAACCAAAAGATCCCACCGGCCGTAGATTCCAGATCTTGGGACTTCCGCGCCTCCACCTGCTGAAAGACATCCCTCTGCAGGCGAACGAAAGCGGCAGGCTTGTCGCGCCAGACCGTGACGACTTTCTTTTTGCGTCCGCTTATTCTGATCTGATTGCGTGGGTCGCCCCGCGCAACAATCAACTCACCCTCTTTACCCTTGGTCTTGCAGACAAAGATGGTCGATTAAAACAACTAGGAACTCCTGGGACAATTTTTCAGCATCAGTTGACCCTGTCAGAGGGAGTAAAGACCAAATTGGAATTCGGACCACCTGGACTGACAGTAACTGAGAGCGGGAAGATCGAGTGGCCTGTGCCTTCGGAGCAGGAAACTGGTCAGGTGCTTCACGCGACGTTTCGTCTGCTGCATGAGGACGGCTCTTTTGAGTATCTAAGTCAGGAGGTGGTCTTCCCATGA
- a CDS encoding S1C family serine protease, whose protein sequence is MSNFSKRWALAPKAFPLVWALLFFSLLQSNLHALDATGVFKKVKSSTVLVETALGHGSGVVLSAQGLIVTNLHVVSPDIDLRIHADVSRHGKIVATEITEVVVLKVHPQYDLAILQAKAPQGASFIPATMAPRDQAVSSGARCYVIGNPAGPGGKVLDLSITEGLVSATSREVEKLDYLQISAQINPGNSGGPVCNDQGQVIGIATFKAIRLEGVGFAIPSRNLVMQDFVDQAKRPVKEALAGHDSELPGIDGASPIISADTMREVEQQADKHFRPQSTPVPEEGVIVPMPAAVDEMLVANAGWQLVLRFASINSIGVFNLANQKFDGFIECADPDALIATGGRMLVVYLPSSHQLEVYDLETLEKTVEKPVQLGQGMKALQMGALNPSHLLALYATPPGRGMLDSSLQPAIITLPDLDVSELEFKSRQLGKNDFPHAPASQKRFVGCMDDSGTQVALSNDSNSTWLFRLLVEGEDRGVYVSHRPMNNYQGSSTQPYLLDEGRMLLASKNLVALHLLGDSLDLAGRPTLRPDAVLAPVWGFKAIVNFTRAFTSPAVPEIEILSIPHLKNLNKRTVPETWQETLKQVSSWGAGDVTIMASAKADLLACWTAGDKRLLLAPLNLINHNAPGSFAEVGEKFERTLRFPEGSSAALASGPEQMTIDAAKKILQWQVPSGLERQQTVTALLLITHPDGHTEYQLEHIPVK, encoded by the coding sequence ATGAGTAATTTTTCAAAACGATGGGCTCTTGCCCCCAAGGCTTTCCCCTTGGTGTGGGCGCTTCTTTTCTTCTCTCTGCTCCAATCCAATCTTCATGCCCTGGATGCCACGGGGGTTTTCAAAAAAGTCAAGTCTTCGACCGTGCTGGTCGAGACCGCTCTAGGTCATGGTTCAGGTGTCGTGTTGTCGGCACAGGGATTGATCGTCACCAACTTGCACGTTGTGTCCCCGGACATCGACCTGCGGATCCATGCCGACGTCAGCCGTCATGGCAAGATTGTAGCAACGGAGATTACAGAAGTCGTGGTCCTCAAAGTTCATCCACAGTATGACCTGGCCATCCTTCAGGCAAAAGCTCCACAGGGAGCCAGCTTCATTCCCGCGACGATGGCTCCACGCGATCAAGCCGTGTCCAGCGGAGCCAGATGTTATGTGATCGGCAACCCCGCCGGACCCGGCGGCAAGGTGCTTGATCTTAGCATCACAGAAGGGTTGGTCAGCGCCACCTCACGAGAGGTAGAGAAGCTGGATTACCTTCAGATCTCCGCCCAGATCAACCCTGGCAATTCAGGTGGGCCCGTCTGCAATGATCAGGGTCAGGTCATCGGCATTGCGACTTTCAAGGCAATCAGGCTTGAGGGCGTAGGTTTCGCCATACCGAGCCGCAATCTGGTCATGCAAGACTTTGTCGATCAGGCAAAACGGCCAGTCAAAGAGGCCCTGGCTGGGCATGATTCCGAGTTGCCCGGTATTGATGGCGCTTCACCCATCATCTCCGCCGACACCATGCGCGAAGTAGAACAACAGGCCGATAAACATTTTCGTCCGCAATCCACCCCCGTTCCCGAAGAAGGCGTCATTGTTCCGATGCCGGCCGCGGTGGATGAGATGCTGGTAGCCAACGCCGGCTGGCAACTCGTCCTGCGTTTTGCATCCATCAACAGCATCGGCGTTTTTAATCTGGCCAATCAAAAGTTCGATGGCTTCATCGAATGCGCAGATCCCGACGCTCTCATCGCGACCGGAGGCCGGATGCTGGTGGTCTACCTGCCATCATCCCACCAGTTGGAAGTCTATGACCTTGAAACATTGGAGAAGACAGTCGAAAAGCCCGTCCAATTGGGGCAGGGCATGAAGGCTCTGCAAATGGGAGCATTGAATCCCTCACACCTCCTCGCATTGTATGCAACGCCTCCCGGTCGGGGCATGCTCGACAGCTCTCTGCAGCCAGCCATCATCACACTCCCAGATCTTGACGTGAGTGAACTTGAGTTTAAATCACGGCAGCTTGGCAAAAATGATTTCCCCCATGCGCCTGCATCCCAGAAGCGGTTCGTCGGCTGCATGGATGACTCAGGGACCCAGGTCGCCCTCAGCAATGATTCGAACTCCACCTGGCTTTTCCGCCTTCTGGTCGAAGGAGAAGATCGAGGCGTTTATGTAAGTCATCGTCCCATGAACAACTATCAGGGCAGCAGCACGCAACCTTATCTGCTGGACGAAGGCCGGATGCTGCTCGCATCAAAGAACCTGGTCGCCCTTCACCTGTTGGGCGACAGCCTGGACCTTGCCGGGCGTCCCACGTTAAGACCTGATGCGGTCCTCGCTCCTGTATGGGGTTTCAAAGCCATCGTCAATTTTACACGTGCCTTCACCTCCCCTGCTGTCCCTGAAATTGAGATCCTTTCCATTCCGCACCTCAAAAACCTGAACAAACGCACGGTGCCTGAAACATGGCAGGAAACGCTGAAACAAGTTAGTTCCTGGGGTGCTGGTGATGTCACCATCATGGCCAGCGCCAAAGCGGACTTGCTGGCTTGCTGGACGGCCGGAGATAAACGACTGCTGCTGGCTCCACTGAACCTGATCAATCACAATGCTCCTGGGTCTTTCGCCGAAGTCGGAGAAAAATTTGAGCGAACTTTGCGATTCCCGGAAGGCAGTTCTGCGGCGCTGGCCAGTGGCCCCGAGCAGATGACCATTGATGCCGCCAAGAAAATTCTGCAATGGCAGGTTCCGAGCGGGCTCGAACGACAGCAGACGGTGACAGCCCTTTTACTGATCACGCATCCAGACGGCCATACCGAATATCAACTGGAGCACATTCCTGTAAAATGA
- a CDS encoding SHOCT domain-containing protein — MQALTPAGQNIVQDISQRYGLSFDSTVSMLISVNNGGGSMAQFSIPELGSGQWMRGGMTMVGDMSNYGLKNTVNNLCGELSNGLANNQMFQPAPNGGGNGRGGNNWWPGDLGSPSSTGAQNNIRYAVFPQAQRLVVERDGQITIFNTLNHHISGVSQQQGGSSSLTFTSQFGTISTLSLPLVSGPGLLPQQEASNNFAAPVPAAPSTPAPYSQPNAASTNSGAGSSDIVNLLEKLGQLRDAGILTPEEFGAKKAELLGRL; from the coding sequence ATGCAAGCCCTGACTCCTGCCGGACAGAACATTGTCCAAGATATCTCCCAACGCTACGGCCTGAGTTTTGACTCGACGGTCAGCATGTTGATCTCGGTGAACAATGGCGGGGGTTCGATGGCGCAGTTCAGCATTCCGGAACTTGGCAGCGGCCAATGGATGCGCGGCGGGATGACGATGGTTGGCGACATGTCCAACTACGGACTGAAGAACACCGTGAACAACCTTTGCGGGGAACTTTCCAACGGATTGGCCAACAACCAGATGTTTCAACCTGCTCCGAACGGCGGTGGTAACGGTCGCGGTGGAAACAACTGGTGGCCCGGTGATTTGGGGAGTCCATCAAGCACCGGCGCACAGAACAACATCCGCTACGCCGTTTTTCCACAAGCGCAGCGACTGGTGGTGGAGCGGGACGGACAGATCACGATTTTCAACACGCTGAATCACCATATCTCCGGCGTCAGCCAACAACAGGGCGGCAGTTCTTCATTGACCTTTACGAGCCAGTTCGGCACCATCTCCACGCTGAGTCTTCCACTGGTCTCCGGCCCCGGACTTCTCCCGCAGCAGGAAGCGTCGAACAACTTTGCGGCTCCGGTTCCGGCTGCGCCCTCGACGCCGGCACCCTATTCTCAGCCAAACGCAGCATCGACGAATTCGGGGGCAGGTTCTTCCGATATCGTGAACCTCCTCGAAAAACTCGGCCAGTTGCGTGATGCGGGAATCCTGACGCCAGAAGAGTTCGGCGCGAAAAAAGCGGAGCTGCTGGGCAGGCTTTAA
- a CDS encoding NAD(P)-dependent alcohol dehydrogenase has translation MPTATAKAYAASSATSPLAFSNIPRREPTDRDVELEILYCGVCHSDLHQVRNEWSAMPTVYPCVPGHEIVGRVTQVGSAVTKHQVGDIVGVGCLVDSDQTCPSCEANLEQFCPHAAFTYNSPDKHGTAPVTYGGYSSSIVVDEHFTLKIPTNLELAGVAPLLCAGITSYSPIRRWGDIKGKKVGVVGLGGLGHMGVKFAHAFGAHTVVLTTSASKKDDALRLGADEVIITRDADEMQKHAFSFDFILDTVSADHDINAYLNLLKIDGTLTLVGAPDKPLPVAAFGLLFGRKQLAGSLIGGIAETQEMLDFCGANNITSDVEVIAIQQINEAYDRLAKSDVKYRFSIDMASLNNPS, from the coding sequence ATGCCCACCGCCACCGCCAAAGCCTACGCTGCCTCCAGCGCCACCTCGCCGCTCGCCTTCTCCAACATCCCGCGCCGCGAACCCACGGACCGCGATGTGGAATTGGAGATTCTCTATTGCGGTGTCTGCCATTCCGACCTCCACCAGGTGCGCAACGAATGGAGCGCCATGCCCACCGTGTATCCCTGTGTGCCCGGTCATGAGATCGTCGGTCGAGTGACCCAAGTCGGCTCCGCCGTCACGAAGCACCAGGTGGGCGATATTGTCGGTGTCGGATGCCTCGTGGACTCCGACCAAACATGCCCTTCTTGCGAGGCGAACCTCGAACAGTTTTGCCCGCATGCCGCCTTCACCTACAACTCCCCTGACAAACACGGCACCGCGCCCGTGACCTACGGCGGCTATTCCAGCAGCATCGTCGTGGACGAGCACTTCACGCTCAAGATTCCCACCAATCTCGAACTCGCCGGCGTCGCTCCGTTGCTCTGCGCAGGCATCACTAGTTACTCCCCCATCCGCCGCTGGGGCGACATCAAAGGCAAGAAAGTCGGTGTGGTCGGACTCGGCGGTCTCGGTCACATGGGCGTCAAATTCGCTCACGCCTTTGGTGCCCACACCGTCGTGCTCACCACCTCAGCCAGCAAAAAAGACGACGCCCTGCGACTCGGTGCCGATGAAGTCATCATCACCCGCGATGCCGACGAGATGCAAAAACACGCCTTCAGCTTCGACTTCATTCTCGACACCGTTTCCGCTGATCACGACATCAACGCCTATCTCAATCTGCTCAAAATCGACGGCACCCTCACCCTCGTCGGCGCCCCCGACAAACCGCTGCCCGTGGCCGCCTTCGGCCTTCTGTTTGGCCGCAAACAACTCGCCGGCTCTCTCATCGGCGGCATCGCCGAAACCCAGGAAATGCTCGACTTCTGCGGCGCCAATAATATCACCTCCGACGTGGAGGTCATCGCCATCCAGCAAATCAACGAAGCCTACGACCGCCTCGCCAAGTCCGACGTCAAATACCGTTTCTCCATCGACATGGCCTCGCTGAATAATCCTTCATGA
- a CDS encoding winged helix-turn-helix transcriptional regulator yields MKSKSSSTSARRSPCPVACALDLFGDKWTLLVIRDLVLGRNRFKDFIGSPEGIPTNILSDRLERLLGADVIRQIPVADGSKRFAYELTDKGIALRPILRALRDWGLKWEPGTDAAIKPVGS; encoded by the coding sequence ATGAAGTCCAAATCCTCTTCGACATCCGCACGCCGCTCTCCCTGTCCGGTGGCCTGTGCGCTGGATCTTTTTGGCGACAAATGGACGCTGCTCGTCATTCGCGATCTGGTGCTCGGACGCAACCGCTTCAAGGACTTCATCGGTTCCCCTGAAGGCATCCCTACCAACATTCTCAGTGACCGGCTGGAGCGATTGCTTGGAGCTGACGTCATTCGCCAGATCCCTGTGGCCGATGGCAGCAAACGCTTTGCCTACGAACTGACTGACAAAGGCATCGCCCTGCGCCCCATCCTGCGTGCCCTGCGCGACTGGGGCCTCAAATGGGAACCGGGCACGGACGCCGCGATTAAACCGGTGGGTTCATGA
- a CDS encoding DinB family protein — protein sequence MANQHASPTLAIQKYCHLRKTSVREDLPLMSKLIEPRLAPPGAGLPAVELFIGRQLFVFKRLFGSRESFAAMFEQERATIRHLVNACGESRRAERVLIRRLRGLEDSSRFWSVWMTLDHLRITNSVFAMVITSLARGKVPQRKASTADVKPDPNVTAAMERAYEDSCDQLIAKIAALPDLKETVRYAHPWFGPLDAYGWQVLSATHMAIHRAQIERIIAGLKK from the coding sequence ATGGCCAATCAACACGCCTCGCCAACGCTTGCAATTCAAAAGTATTGTCACTTGCGAAAAACAAGTGTTCGGGAAGACTTGCCACTCATGAGCAAACTCATTGAACCCCGGCTTGCCCCACCAGGCGCAGGATTGCCAGCCGTTGAACTTTTCATTGGCAGACAGCTTTTTGTATTCAAAAGACTGTTCGGCAGTCGTGAATCTTTTGCGGCAATGTTCGAACAGGAGCGTGCCACCATCCGCCATCTGGTGAATGCCTGCGGGGAATCCAGGCGAGCCGAGCGTGTGCTGATCCGACGCCTGCGCGGGCTGGAAGATAGCAGCCGATTTTGGTCGGTGTGGATGACGCTTGACCATCTGCGCATCACCAACTCCGTGTTTGCGATGGTGATCACCTCGCTGGCCCGTGGCAAGGTGCCGCAAAGAAAGGCCAGCACGGCGGATGTAAAACCTGATCCCAACGTCACCGCAGCGATGGAAAGAGCCTACGAAGATTCCTGCGACCAACTGATTGCCAAGATTGCTGCGCTGCCGGATCTGAAAGAGACGGTTCGCTACGCCCACCCTTGGTTCGGACCGCTGGATGCCTACGGCTGGCAAGTGCTGTCGGCGACGCACATGGCGATTCATCGAGCGCAAATCGAACGGATCATCGCAGGTCTCAAAAAATAA
- a CDS encoding YciI family protein, producing the protein MEYMLLFTEPATELAKRNDPAEAPAYWGAWSAYCNALAESGIMVSGAGLQPPDTATTVRIRDGKRTLHDGPYAEAKEMLGGFFVINVPDLDAALEWAARSPSSSYGSTEVRPVLPPPAPPTP; encoded by the coding sequence ATGGAATACATGCTCCTTTTTACCGAACCGGCGACAGAGCTTGCCAAGCGCAACGACCCGGCTGAAGCCCCCGCCTACTGGGGTGCCTGGTCGGCCTACTGCAACGCCCTGGCTGAGTCGGGCATCATGGTCAGCGGTGCCGGCCTCCAGCCGCCCGACACCGCCACCACGGTGCGCATTCGCGATGGCAAACGCACGCTGCACGACGGTCCTTATGCGGAAGCGAAGGAAATGCTCGGCGGTTTCTTCGTCATCAACGTGCCGGATCTCGATGCCGCGCTGGAATGGGCGGCGCGCAGTCCGTCTTCAAGCTACGGCTCCACCGAAGTGCGCCCCGTGCTTCCTCCGCCAGCCCCACCAACCCCCTAA
- a CDS encoding RNA polymerase sigma factor, translated as MDAPAAESLDATVRRSYGTLLGYLASRAGGDLAGAEDALSEALLAAVQQWPVQGIPDKPEAWLLAVARRRLTDDQRRHAVRERFSEAIQHALESAEQLAVNSDEFPDERLKLLFVCAHPAIDEAIRTPLMLQTVLGLDAQDIASAFLVAPAAMAQRLVRAKAKIKAAAIPFEVPERRDWEERFSFVLDAIYAAFTCGWQSSSDDPTGRDMAREAIRLGDVAATLVPDEPEALGLLALMLHCHARRSARVDGAGRYVPLDLQTTALWDQAMVDRAETLLRTAAGMGRPGRFQIEAAIQSAHAQRRVTGRVEWPVVAALYHWLITFTPALGAHIGHAIATAHATVPARGWELLETLPKERLANHQPYWAARAHLLAQLGRTREANQAFERAMGLCDDPTVRAYLLSQMT; from the coding sequence TTGGACGCCCCTGCTGCGGAGTCGCTGGATGCCACGGTGCGCCGATCCTACGGAACACTGCTCGGCTACCTCGCGTCCCGCGCAGGCGGCGATCTTGCCGGGGCCGAAGATGCCCTGAGCGAAGCCCTGCTCGCCGCCGTGCAGCAATGGCCGGTGCAGGGCATCCCCGACAAACCCGAGGCCTGGCTGCTGGCCGTGGCAAGACGCCGACTCACCGATGATCAACGTCGCCATGCTGTGCGCGAACGATTTTCCGAAGCCATCCAGCACGCCCTCGAAAGCGCTGAACAATTGGCCGTGAATAGTGATGAATTTCCCGACGAGCGCTTGAAGCTGCTTTTTGTCTGCGCGCATCCTGCCATCGATGAAGCCATACGCACTCCGCTCATGCTGCAAACGGTGCTCGGTCTCGATGCACAGGACATTGCGTCCGCCTTTCTGGTTGCCCCTGCCGCGATGGCGCAGCGACTGGTGCGCGCCAAAGCCAAGATCAAGGCGGCGGCCATCCCTTTTGAAGTGCCGGAACGCCGCGATTGGGAGGAGCGCTTCAGCTTTGTGCTCGATGCCATCTACGCCGCTTTCACCTGCGGCTGGCAATCGTCATCGGATGATCCAACCGGTCGCGACATGGCACGTGAAGCCATCCGCCTAGGCGATGTGGCCGCCACGCTGGTGCCGGATGAGCCCGAAGCGCTCGGATTGCTGGCGCTCATGTTGCATTGTCACGCCCGACGATCCGCACGCGTGGATGGGGCAGGCCGCTATGTGCCGCTCGATCTACAAACCACTGCTTTATGGGATCAAGCGATGGTTGACCGCGCCGAGACCCTGCTCCGAACCGCCGCAGGCATGGGCCGCCCCGGACGATTCCAGATCGAAGCCGCCATCCAATCCGCCCATGCCCAGCGTCGTGTGACCGGTCGCGTGGAATGGCCCGTCGTCGCGGCCCTTTATCATTGGCTCATCACCTTCACTCCCGCGCTGGGTGCGCACATCGGCCATGCCATCGCGACCGCCCATGCAACGGTTCCCGCGCGAGGTTGGGAGTTACTGGAAACCTTGCCAAAGGAACGCCTCGCCAACCACCAACCCTACTGGGCCGCCCGCGCCCACCTGCTTGCCCAACTCGGTCGGACAAGGGAAGCCAACCAGGCCTTTGAACGCGCCATGGGTCTTTGCGACGATCCAACGGTGCGGGCTTATCTGCTGTCGCAAATGACCTGA